A segment of the Amycolatopsis thermophila genome:
TCGGCGACCACGCCCCACGCCAGCGACCCCGCGACGAAGACGCCCCCGTACGCGGCGAGGATGCGGCCGAAGCTGGCGTCGGGCTGCAGGGTGGCGACGAAGCCGTACAACCCGAGCGCGATCACACCGGCGCCGATCCAGATCCACCCGCGGTGCTCGCGGACTCCCTGCCAGACGAGCCACGCACCACCGATCTCGGCCAATGCCGCCAGCACGAACAACCCGATCGACCGCAGAACCACCACGGACCGACCCTAGCCGGGACGGGGCCAGGCCCTCGGCGGCAAGGCCCGTGCCGAATGCCCGGACCGGTGTCGCACACGGCGCGAGCTTGTCCGTGTTCCCCGCTTTCCCGGTGACCCCAAGGTCACTCAGGGCAGGTGTCCGCGCTACGGGGACAAGCTCAGCGCGAGCCGGCAGGACGTGCTCGATGCCGGGGGATTGCGGTGCGGCAGCGCGGGTGCCGCGGGTTGCGGCTGGATGTGGCAACTCGCGCGAGTCCGGACCGGACCGCGCGGTGTCCTCCCCGTCAGGGGCGCGGGATGTTGCGCAGGTTGCTGCGCGCCAGCTCGACCATCTTTCCCACGCCGCCGTTCAGGACGGTCTTGCTCGCGGCCAGTGCGAAGCCCCGGAGCATCTCGCTGGTGATCTTGGGCGGGATGGACATCGCGTTGGGGTCGGTGGTCAGCTCGACCAGTGCGGGGCCTGGTTGCTCGAACGCCTTGGTCAGCGCGGCGCGGATCTCGGCCGGGTGGTCGACCCTGGTGGCCGGGATGCCGCACGCCGCGGCGATCGCGCTGAAGTCGACCGGCGTGTGGTCCGTGCCGTAGGAGGGCAGGCCGTCCACCAGCATCTCCAGCTTCACCATGCCGAGCGAGGCGTTGTTGAACAGCACCACCTTCACCGGCAGGTCGTACAGCGACAACGTCAGCAGGTCGCCCATCAGCATCGCGAGCCCGCCGTCGCCGGAGAGCGAGACGACCTGGCGACCCGGGCAGGCCAGCGCGGCGCCGATCGCGTGCGGCAGCGCGTTCGCCATGCTGCCGTGCCGGAACGAGCCGATGACGCGACGCCGGCCGTTGGGCGTCAGGTACCGGGCCGCCCACACGTTCCCCATGCCGGTGTCCACAGTGAACACCGCGTCGTCCGAGGCGACCTCGTCCAGGATCGCCGCCGCGTACTCCGGGTGGATCGGCGTGTGCCGCTCGATGTCCCGCGTGTAGGCGTCGACCACCTTCTCCAGCCGCCGCGCGTGCTCGCGCAGCATCCGGTCCAGAAAGGACCGGTCGGTTCGCCGCCGCAACCGCGGGAGCACCGCCGCGAGCGTTTCCTTCACCGAGCCGTGCACGGCGAGGTCGAGCGGCGTCCGGCGCCCGAGGTGCGCCGGGTTCGTGTCGATCTGGACGGTGTGCGCCTGCGGCAGGAACCCGTCGTAGGGGAAGTCGGTGCCCAGCAGCACCACCCGGTCCGCCTCGTGCATCGCGCCGTAGCAGGCCCCGTAGCCGAGGAGCCCGCTCATGCCGACGTCGAAGGGGTTGTCGAACTGGATCCACTCCTTGCCGCCCAGCGAATGCCCCACCGGCGCGAGCAGCGTGCCCGCCAGCGCCATCACTTCGTCGTGCGCGTCCCGGCAGCCCGCGCCCGCGAACAGCATCACCTTCTCGTCGCTGTCGAGCACCTCGGCCAGTTCGGCGATCTGCGCCTCCCGCGGCACCACCGGCGACGGCTCGACCACGTGCACGGTCTCGGCGCCCGACCCCGCGGCGCGGCGCTCGGACACGTCGCCCGGGATGGTCAGCACCGACACCCCGCCCCGCCCCACCGCGGTCTGCATCGCGATCCGCAGCAGGCGCGGCATCTGGTCGGCCTGGGACACCAGTTCGCTGTAGTGGCTGCATTCGGCGAACAACTGATCGGGATGGGTTTCCTGGAAGAACCCGGTGCCGATCTCGGTGGACGGGATGTGCGAGGCGATCGCGAGCACCGGCGCGCCGCTGCGGTGTGCGTCGTAGAGCCCGTTGATCAGGTGCAGGTTGCCCGGGCCGCAACTACCCGCGCACACCGTGAGCCGCCCGGTGACCTGCGCCTCCGCGGCCGCCGCGAACGCCGCCGTCTCCTCGTGGCGCACGTGCACCCAGTCGATGCCCGGCGTGCGCCGCACGGCGTCGACGATCGGGTTCAGACTGTCGCCGACGATCCCGTAGATGCGGCGAACGCCGCAATCCCGCAGGATCCGCACCATCTGCTCGGCCACTGTCGCCATTTGCCCACCTCTCTCGGGTCCGGGACCCAGGGTCCTCTCGGAGCGGTGCGGCCGTCCACCCAACTTCACTCGTTACGGGCAGAAATCCGTTTTGCCACCATCGGGCCGCCGGGCCGGGACCCGCGCGGCACCGGGACCCGGCGAACAGGTCACCCGAGCCCGCCGTCGGCGCGCAACGCCCCGAACCGTCCACCGACGACCGGCCCGACGGCCCGGTCGACCGCCGGCAGCAGGTCGCCCGAGCCGCCGTCGCGCCCGCTGCGTCCCCGTACCAACGGACAGCGGCTCGTGGTGCTCCAGCACCAGCAGCGGCCCATGCCGCGGTGATCCGGAGCCCGCGACCCGGACCGCCCAGCGCGTCGACCCGCACCCCCGGCAGCTCGCCCAGCCGGCCGGCCCCGGACGCGGCCGCGCGCGTGTCACGACGCGGTACCGGCTCGGGTGAGGTGACCCGCGTGTGGTCGTGGCCGGCCGCCGCGCCCGCAGGTCCTCCGGCGTCAGGTGTCGTTGGCCGTGATCCAGGCCGCGATCTGGCTGCGGGAGGTGAATCCGAGCTTCGCCAGGATGTGTTCGACGTGGGTTTCCGCCGTGCGCTGGGAAATCACCAGCTGCCCGGCGATCTGCCGGTTGCTCAGGCCCTTCGCGACGAGCCCGGCGATCTCGGACTCGCGGGCGGTGAGCGGGTTGCGCGAGTTGGTCTCCGGAGCGGCGGGCGCCCGCCGCTCGTCCAGGGCGAAGGCCACCGCCTTCTCGAACGACATCGCCGCCCCGCGCGCGTGTTCCTGTTCGAACGCCGCCCGTCCCAGCGCCTCGCGGGCCGGGAGCGCCGCCTCGGTCTCCGACACCTGCTGCAGCGCCGGTTCGATGCGCCCGGCGCCGGAGAGCCGCCACGCGGTCGCGGCCGCGCCGAGCAGGCGGGCGGCGCGGGTGAACCGCCGGTCCGCGGCCGCGCACCACGCCAGCGTCTCCAGGCTCAACGCGATACCCGAGTGGTCGCCGGCCGGCTCGCGCAGGCGGATCGCGTCGCGCTGCAGCCGTTCCGCGCGCCGCAGGTCGCCGCGCCGCCACACCGCCAGCCCCAGCACCCACCGCGCGAGCGCGGTGTACCAGGGCGGGTCGCCGTGCGCCGCGCACAGTTCGACCGCCTGCTCGCCCGCCTCCTCGGCGTTCGGTTCGCCGAGCACGAAGCGGGCCAGCGCGAGGTAGGGCAGGATCTGCAACGCCAGCCCGTCGGACCCGAGCCTGCGGCACGCCTCGTGCGCCTCCTCCAGCAGGGCGCAGCTCCGCTCCGGATCGCCCAGGAAGTACCGGGACACGCCCTCGCACACGAGCAGTTCGGCGTCGACCACCGGGTCGGCCAGATCGGCGGCGACGCTCCGGTACTCCCGCAGCCGCCCGGCGAACCCCTTGCGCACTCCCAGCCACGTGCAGGTCAGCAGCGAGGCGTGCAGCGCGCGGGCCCGTTCCACCGAGGGGCCGCCGTCGCGCTCGAGCACGCGGTTCAGCCACCGGCTGCCCTCCACCAGGTGCCCGCCCGCGATCCAGAACGTCGACAGGTTCCCGGCCATCTCCAGCGCGGGCCGCGGATCCGGCTCCTCGAGCCACGACTCCAGCGCGGCGCGCAGGTTCGCGTGGTCGTCCTGCAGCCGCGTGATCCAGTCCTGCTGGCGCGCCGTGATCTTCTCCCGCGTGAAGCGCCGGGCGAGCTCGCGGTAGTAGTCGCGGTGCCGCCGGGCCGATTCGGCCGGGGTGCCGGTGTCGGCCAGGCGGGCGGCCGCGAACTCGGCGAGCGTCTCGAGCATCCGGTAGCGCGCGCTGTGCCCGTACGTCTCCCGTTCGCGTACCAGAACCGATTTGTCGACCAGTCCGGCGAGCAGGCTCAGCACCTCGCCGCCGTCGATGCCGTCGCCCACGCACACGTACTCCGCGGCGGGCAGGTCGAAGCCGCCGCGGAACACCGAAAGCCGCTCCCACACCCGCTGTTCGGCGGGCAGGCACAGCCGGTAGCTCCAGTCGACCAGTGCCTCCAGCCCCTGCTGGCGCGGCGGCGCGGTCCGGGAGGCCTCGGTGAGCAGCGCGAAGCGGTCGGCGAGGCGGTCGTTGAGCTCGGTCAGCGACAGCGTGCGCAGCCACACCGCGGCCAGTTCGATGGCCAGCGGCAGACCCTCGACGCGACGGCAGATCGTGGCGATCAGCTCCTCGGTCCCGGCGTCGACCGCGAACCCCGGCGACACCGCCGCCGCGCGGTCGGCGAACAGCGAGATCGCATCCCAGCCGTTCGACCCCTCGGCGGCACCGGCCGGTTCGGGCAGGCTGAGCGGCTCCACCGGCAGCAGGTGCTCGCCCTCGACGGACAGCCGCTGGCGGCTGGTCGCCAGCACCCGCAGGCCGCTCGTCGCGGCGAGCAGCTTGCCCAGCAGGGTCGCGCACGCGTCGGTGACGTGCTCGCAGTTGTCCAGGACCAGCAGGACCTGCCGGTCACCGATGAGCTGGGCGAGCCGGTCGGCGGGCTCGACGGCCTCGTCCCGCAGGCCGAGCGCGGCGGCGACGGTCTGCGGCAGCAGCGCCGGGTCCTCGAGGGAGGCCAGTTCGGCGAAGTGGACGCCGTCCGGGAAGGCGCGCTTGAGCCCGATGGCCGCCCGCACCGCGAGCCGGGTCTTGCCGACCCCGCCGAGCCCGGTGAGCGTCACCAGGCGCGCGGTGGAGAGCAGCCGCCGGATGTCGGAGAGCTCCTGCCGACGTCCGACGAAGCTCGTGAGCTCGCTCGGAAGTGTGCCCGCCACCGCAACAGCCTAGTTCGCGAGGCCGGTGATCGGCGCGGTCGTGACGCTGAGAAAAAGTTGCACCGGGTCAGTAGCCGGGGCCGGTTCGCCGCCTGGTGGCGGGCTCGCTTGTCGCGTAACGTCCGACCTGCGGTTATGTCGGCAGGAGCGGAGGGCCCCGGCGATGCGATCGATGTGGAAGGGCTCGGTGTCGTTCGGGCTGGTCACGATTCCGATCAACCTGTACGCGGCCACCGAGAACAAGAACGTGTCGCTGCGCCAGGTGCACGTCACCGACGGCGGCCGGATCCAGTACAAGCGCTTCTGCACGATCGACGGCGAAGAGGTGCCCTACGCCGACATCGCGAAGGGCTACGAGACCGACGACGGCGGCATGGTGGTGCTCACCGACGAGGACCTGAAGGACCTGCCGCTGTCCAGCTCCAACGCCATCGACGTGCTGGAGTTCGTGCCGCTGGAGGCGATCGACCCGCTGCACTTCGACCGGCACTACTACCTCGAGCCGCAGAAGGCCGCGGTCAAGCCGTACGTGCTGCTGCGCGACGCGCTGCACAAGTCCGGGCACGTGGCGATCGCCAAGGTCGCCCTACGCCAGCGGGAGACGCTCGCGCTGCTGCGCGTGCACGCGGACGTCATGGTGATGACGACGATGCTGTGGCCGGACGAGGTGCGCACCCCCGACTTCGGATTCCTACGCGACGAGCTGCCGCAGGTGCGGCCGCAGGAGCTCAGCATGGCCGGCTCGCTCATCGACTCGCTGTCCGAGCCGGTGTTCGACCCGGACAAGTACACCGACTCCTACCGCGAGGCCCTGGAGGCGGTCATCGACGCCAAGGTCGCGGGCAGGAAGACCACGAAACCGGCGGGCCGCTCGCCGAAGACCGACGTCGTCGACCTCATGGCGGCGCTCGAGGCCAGCGTCAGCGAGGCGAAGAAGGCCCGCAAGCCGGCCAAGCGCACCCCCGCCAAGAAACCCGCTTCGACCTCGACGCGGAGCCGTCGCTCGCCCAAGAGCGCGTGACCCCACTCCGACACGCCGGGGCCCTCCTCCCACCTTCCGGTGAAGCGTGGTGGTACCAAGGTGCCGCAACGCCCATCCCCGGAAGGTGTCAGACATGGAGTGCCCCAGCTGCGCACGTGACCTCGACCACTGCCACGGCACCCTCGTCCTGCACGTCGACGCCACCGTCGAGTGCACCGAACCGGACTGCACCGACACCGACCTGGTGCGGCACAGCCTGACGGTCCGGTGCGAAGAGGTCGACGGCGAGTGCTTCTGCACGGCCGACTACGTCGTCGAGTACGCGCAGGCGTCCTGATCACCGCACCACGTTGACCAGCGGCTCGCCCCGGGCGAAGCGGGCCAGCTGCTGTTCGGCCAGCTTCTTCGCCCGCGGGTAGAACGAGTCGGAGCCGCCCGCCACGTGCGGGGTGATGATCGCTCCCGGCAACCGCCACAGCGGGTGCTCCGGCGGCAGCGGCTCCGGGTCGGCCACGTCCAGCGCGGCCCGCAGGCGGCCCGCCGCGACCTCCGCCGTCAGGGCCGCGGTGTCGATCGCGGTGCCCCGGCCGACGTTGACCACCAGCGCGCCGTCCGGCAGCGCCGCCAGTTCCCGGGCGCCGATGACGCCACGGGTGGCGGGGGTGCCGGGCAGCACCAGGATCACGATGCTCGCGTCCGGCAGCAGGTCCGGCAGCTCGCCGATGCCGTGCACGCCCTCGCGTGCGGTGCTCGCCACGCGCACGACGTCGGCCTCCCCGGCGACGAGGTACCGCTCGACGGCCTTGCCGATCGAGCCGTACCCGACGAGCAGCACGCGCTCGTCGGCCAGCGAACGGGTGTGCTCGCGGTCCCAGGAGCCGGTCTGCTGCTGCCGGAACCAACGCGGCAGATCGCGCTGGGCGGCCAGGACCAGCGCGAGCGCGTGCTCGGCAACGCTGAGGTCGTGCAGGCCGCGCCCGTTGGCCAGCGTGACACCCTCCGGGATCAGGGGCAGCAGGCTCTCCACCCCCGCGGACAGGGACTGCACGGCCTTGAGGGACGGCATCTCCGCGATCAGCTGCGGCGGTTCGGGGCCGCTGTCGTAGGGCAGCACGTAGAACTCGACGGCGGAGACGTCCGGCGGGGTGCCGGTGCCGTCGTAGACCGCGGCCTCGACACCGTCGGGGACGGCGATGTCGGGCCAGGGCAGCAGAACTCGAGGCGTCATGCGACCTTCCTCTTCGGCGGACGGACGGCGAACAGGACGAGGGCCGAGGCGGCCATCGTGCCCGCCAGCATCAGGAACGCCGCGGCGTCGGTGCCGGTGGCGGTGCGCAACCAGCCCACCAGATACGTGCCGAGGAAGCCACCCAGCGCGCCGGCGGCGTTGACCAGCGCGACGGCGACACCGGCGGTGCGGCGGGGCAGCAGCTCCGGGATCATCGCGAAGAACGGGCCGTAGGGTGCGTACATCGCGATCCCGGCGAGGACCAGCAGCGGGAACGACAGCCAGAAGGCGTCGTGCCCGGCCAGGTAGGAGCCGTAGAAGGTGACCGCGCCGCCGAACAGCGACGGCCAGACGTAGCGGATGCGCCGGGTCGTCCGGTCGGAGCTGCGCGAGTTGAGCAGCATCGCGACGACGGCGAACGCGTAGGGCACGGCCGAAAGCAAGCCGGTGGCACCGATACCGGCGGACGAGCCGGCCTTGACGATCGAGGGCAGCCAGAACACGAACCCGTAGACGCCGACGCTCCACAGCAGGTACTGCACGGCCAGGACCAGCACGGTGGGGGAGCGCAGCGCTTCGGCGAGGGGATGCCGGGTGCCGGTTTCGGCGAGCTCGGCCTGCTCGCCGGCGATCGCGGTGTCGACGGCCGCGCGCTCGGCCGCGTCGAGCCAGGGCGCGTCGGCGGGCCGGTCGCGCACCTGCGCGCGGAAGAAGAACGCCCAGATCAGGGCCGGGACGCCCTCGATGATGAACATGCCGCGCCAGCTGGTGGCCTCGATCAGGTAGCCCGAGGCGGCGGACAGCCACATGACGGTGACCGGGTTGCCCAGGATGAGGAAGGCGTTGGCGCGGCCGCGCTCGGCCTTGGTGAACCAGCGGGCGAGCAGGACGACGAGCGCGGGTAGTACGGCGGCTTCGACCGCGCCGAGCAGGAACCGGACGACGATCAGCAGCGTCACCGAGCTGAGCAGGCCCTGCAGGGTGGCGAGCGCGCCCCAGGCGAGGACCGACCAGAAGATCAGGTCGCGCACGCTGCGGCGGTCGGCGTAGAGCACGCCCGGCACCTGCAGCAGGAAGTAGCCGGCGAAGAACGAGGCCCCGATGAGGCCCGATGTCGAACTCGTGATGCCCAGGTCCTCGGCCATGCCACCGGCCGCGGCGATCGAGAAGTTCGAGCGGTCGAGGTAGGCGAGGCTGTAGGTGACGAAGACGATCGGGATCAGGCGCAGCCAGCGCTGTCTGCCGAGCGTCGTCGTCCCGGCCAGTGGCGGGCTCTCCATGGCGGCCTCCTTGCCGTGCTTTCCGTGATGTGGAAAGCTATTCCGTATTGTGGTGCCCGGAGAGTGTGGAGTGTTGACCGGACGACGTCAAGGGGCCGTGCATGGCTGACATGGTGGGCAAGGCACTGCGGGTGCTGTCCCTGCTCGGGGAGCACCCGGACGGCGTGGGGTTGTCCGAGCTGGCCCGCCGGGCGGGCTACCCGGTGAGCACGACCCACCGGTTGCTGAGTTCCTTGCAGGACCAGGGTTTCGCGCGCAGCGACCCGGGGTCGAAGCGGTACGTGCTGGGGTTGCGGCTGTTCGAGCTGGGGCAGCGGGTGTCGCACGCGCGGGGTTTCGCGGGGGTGGCGTTGCCGGTGCTGCGGTCGTTGACCGAGCAGACGGGCGAGCCGACGCTGATGGCGGTGCTGGACGGGCATGAGCAGGTCTACGTGCATTCGGTGCACGGGCCGCGGCAGATCCAGATCCGGGGTGAGCCCGGCCGCCGGGGGCCGCTGCACTGCACGTCGATGGGCAAGTGCCTGGTGGCGTTCTCGCCGCGGCGGGAGGAGCTGGTCTCGGAGCTCGAGCTGGCGCCGCTCGCGCCGCGGACGATCACCGCGCGGGACGAGTTCGCGCGAGAGGTCGAATCGGTGCGCGCGCGGGGCTACGCGGTGGCCGACGAGGAGCACGAGCCGGGGATCCGGGCCGTCGGAGTGCCCGTGCTGGGGCCCGACGGGTTCGCGATCGCCGCCCTGTCCACCGCGGCGCCGGCGTACCGGATGAGCATGGGTGAGCTGGAGGCCTTCGTGCCGGCCCTCCGCGCCGCGGCGCGTGAGCTGGGCGCCGTGCTGCCTCGTTGACGTTGGGCCCTGGTTGTGGTGCGGGGCTTCGCCGGCGGTGCGGTCTCGGGCGCTTCGGCGCCGGGTCTCCGGTGGGGCGCGCCGTGCGTCGTGCGCCTTGTTGGGGCGGGCGTGGGGGGTCGGCGAGTTCGACCGTGGTGGCCGGGGTCGCCCAGGCCGTAATCAGCTGTGCCTTCGCACGTCGCGGCCCAGGTTCGCCCGGCCTCAATGCGACGAGCCACCTCGGGCAGGGCCGCACCAGAACCGGCCATCTGCCGCGGACCGGCGCGGTCCACGGGCACCCGGCGGTGCGCGGGCGCGCGGACAACCGGTTGAAGGGCCCGCGCCCCGGTTGACTACCCTGGTCACACCGTGTTGCAACCTTGAGGAGCACCCCAGTGATCACCAGGATGTCGTCGTTGTTCCTTCGCACCCTGCGTGAGGATCCGGCGGACGCCGAGGTTCCCAGCCACAAGCTGCTGGTGCGCGCCGGCTACGTGCGGCGGGTCGCGCCGGGCGGGTACTCCTGGCTGCCGCTGGGCCTGCGGGTGCTGCGCAACATCGAGAAGGTCGTCCGCGAGGAGATGGACGCGATCGGCGGGCAGGAGATCCTGTTCCCCGCGCTGCTCCCGCGCGAGCCCTACGAGGCGACCGGCCGCTGGACCGAGTACGGCGACGCGCTGTTCCGCCTCAAGGACCGCAAGGGCGCCGACTACCTCCTGGGCCCGACGCACGAAGAGCTGTTCGCCCTCACCGTGAAGGGCGAGTACAGCTCGTACAAGGACTTCCCGGTCATCCTGTACCAGGTCCAAACCAAGTACCGCGACGAGGCGCGCCCCCGGGCGGGCATCCTGCGCGGCCGCGAGTTCGTGATGAAGGACTCCTACTCCTTCGACCTCGACGACGAGGGCCTGTCGCGCTCCTACCAGCTGCACCGCGACGCCTACATCCGGATCTTCGACCGGCTGGGCCTG
Coding sequences within it:
- the ku gene encoding non-homologous end joining protein Ku encodes the protein MRSMWKGSVSFGLVTIPINLYAATENKNVSLRQVHVTDGGRIQYKRFCTIDGEEVPYADIAKGYETDDGGMVVLTDEDLKDLPLSSSNAIDVLEFVPLEAIDPLHFDRHYYLEPQKAAVKPYVLLRDALHKSGHVAIAKVALRQRETLALLRVHADVMVMTTMLWPDEVRTPDFGFLRDELPQVRPQELSMAGSLIDSLSEPVFDPDKYTDSYREALEAVIDAKVAGRKTTKPAGRSPKTDVVDLMAALEASVSEAKKARKPAKRTPAKKPASTSTRSRRSPKSA
- a CDS encoding MFS transporter is translated as MESPPLAGTTTLGRQRWLRLIPIVFVTYSLAYLDRSNFSIAAAGGMAEDLGITSSTSGLIGASFFAGYFLLQVPGVLYADRRSVRDLIFWSVLAWGALATLQGLLSSVTLLIVVRFLLGAVEAAVLPALVVLLARWFTKAERGRANAFLILGNPVTVMWLSAASGYLIEATSWRGMFIIEGVPALIWAFFFRAQVRDRPADAPWLDAAERAAVDTAIAGEQAELAETGTRHPLAEALRSPTVLVLAVQYLLWSVGVYGFVFWLPSIVKAGSSAGIGATGLLSAVPYAFAVVAMLLNSRSSDRTTRRIRYVWPSLFGGAVTFYGSYLAGHDAFWLSFPLLVLAGIAMYAPYGPFFAMIPELLPRRTAGVAVALVNAAGALGGFLGTYLVGWLRTATGTDAAAFLMLAGTMAASALVLFAVRPPKRKVA
- a CDS encoding pyruvate dehydrogenase; translation: MATVAEQMVRILRDCGVRRIYGIVGDSLNPIVDAVRRTPGIDWVHVRHEETAAFAAAAEAQVTGRLTVCAGSCGPGNLHLINGLYDAHRSGAPVLAIASHIPSTEIGTGFFQETHPDQLFAECSHYSELVSQADQMPRLLRIAMQTAVGRGGVSVLTIPGDVSERRAAGSGAETVHVVEPSPVVPREAQIAELAEVLDSDEKVMLFAGAGCRDAHDEVMALAGTLLAPVGHSLGGKEWIQFDNPFDVGMSGLLGYGACYGAMHEADRVVLLGTDFPYDGFLPQAHTVQIDTNPAHLGRRTPLDLAVHGSVKETLAAVLPRLRRRTDRSFLDRMLREHARRLEKVVDAYTRDIERHTPIHPEYAAAILDEVASDDAVFTVDTGMGNVWAARYLTPNGRRRVIGSFRHGSMANALPHAIGAALACPGRQVVSLSGDGGLAMLMGDLLTLSLYDLPVKVVLFNNASLGMVKLEMLVDGLPSYGTDHTPVDFSAIAAACGIPATRVDHPAEIRAALTKAFEQPGPALVELTTDPNAMSIPPKITSEMLRGFALAASKTVLNGGVGKMVELARSNLRNIPRP
- a CDS encoding IclR family transcriptional regulator, with the protein product MADMVGKALRVLSLLGEHPDGVGLSELARRAGYPVSTTHRLLSSLQDQGFARSDPGSKRYVLGLRLFELGQRVSHARGFAGVALPVLRSLTEQTGEPTLMAVLDGHEQVYVHSVHGPRQIQIRGEPGRRGPLHCTSMGKCLVAFSPRREELVSELELAPLAPRTITARDEFAREVESVRARGYAVADEEHEPGIRAVGVPVLGPDGFAIAALSTAAPAYRMSMGELEAFVPALRAAARELGAVLPR
- a CDS encoding YnfA family protein, giving the protein MVVLRSIGLFVLAALAEIGGAWLVWQGVREHRGWIWIGAGVIALGLYGFVATLQPDASFGRILAAYGGVFVAGSLAWGVVADGYRPDRFDVIGALICLAGVALIMYAPRG
- a CDS encoding ATP-binding protein, which gives rise to MAGTLPSELTSFVGRRQELSDIRRLLSTARLVTLTGLGGVGKTRLAVRAAIGLKRAFPDGVHFAELASLEDPALLPQTVAAALGLRDEAVEPADRLAQLIGDRQVLLVLDNCEHVTDACATLLGKLLAATSGLRVLATSRQRLSVEGEHLLPVEPLSLPEPAGAAEGSNGWDAISLFADRAAAVSPGFAVDAGTEELIATICRRVEGLPLAIELAAVWLRTLSLTELNDRLADRFALLTEASRTAPPRQQGLEALVDWSYRLCLPAEQRVWERLSVFRGGFDLPAAEYVCVGDGIDGGEVLSLLAGLVDKSVLVRERETYGHSARYRMLETLAEFAAARLADTGTPAESARRHRDYYRELARRFTREKITARQQDWITRLQDDHANLRAALESWLEEPDPRPALEMAGNLSTFWIAGGHLVEGSRWLNRVLERDGGPSVERARALHASLLTCTWLGVRKGFAGRLREYRSVAADLADPVVDAELLVCEGVSRYFLGDPERSCALLEEAHEACRRLGSDGLALQILPYLALARFVLGEPNAEEAGEQAVELCAAHGDPPWYTALARWVLGLAVWRRGDLRRAERLQRDAIRLREPAGDHSGIALSLETLAWCAAADRRFTRAARLLGAAATAWRLSGAGRIEPALQQVSETEAALPAREALGRAAFEQEHARGAAMSFEKAVAFALDERRAPAAPETNSRNPLTARESEIAGLVAKGLSNRQIAGQLVISQRTAETHVEHILAKLGFTSRSQIAAWITANDT
- a CDS encoding 2-hydroxyacid dehydrogenase — its product is MTPRVLLPWPDIAVPDGVEAAVYDGTGTPPDVSAVEFYVLPYDSGPEPPQLIAEMPSLKAVQSLSAGVESLLPLIPEGVTLANGRGLHDLSVAEHALALVLAAQRDLPRWFRQQQTGSWDREHTRSLADERVLLVGYGSIGKAVERYLVAGEADVVRVASTAREGVHGIGELPDLLPDASIVILVLPGTPATRGVIGARELAALPDGALVVNVGRGTAIDTAALTAEVAAGRLRAALDVADPEPLPPEHPLWRLPGAIITPHVAGGSDSFYPRAKKLAEQQLARFARGEPLVNVVR